The stretch of DNA CAGAATACCGCCCGCCAGTTCGCCGCCCTGCCAGACCTCGAAGGAATGGGCCAGACCGGTGGCGTGCAGGTGGCTGTACATATCGGCCAGTTCGTCGCTGATCCACTCGCCGTCGCGGGGGGGCGCACCGGGCAACAGGCCCCGGCAGCCCTGCACCACGTCGCCAAAGGCCGTATCGATTCGGACTTCAAAGCGCCCCAATTCGCGCCTCAATCGCCGCGCAATGTGCAGGCCTTCTTCTTCGGTGAGGGGCACCAGCGCCCGCGTAGACACCGTGTACCACTGCAACCCGTCGCCGTTATCCATCAGGAATGCGCCGCCTGCGTACTCCCGCGCCACTTCACGGGTCAGGGGGTCAGGGTGGCGCAGGAATGGGTTAGCGGTGGGCATAGGTGGGGGAGGGCCAGCGGGAGAAGGAAGTCAAGTTGTCCTGAATCTACCTGATGTTCCCGCTCCACACTCCCCACTGAGCTATTACGGCTTGTACAGCACCGCCTGCGTACACCGGAACAGCGCCATCACTTTGCCGTTCGGTGAGCGCACTTCAGCGTCCCAGACCTGAGTGGTGCGCCCAGCATGAACACTGCGGGCCTCGCAGGTCAGCGTGCCTTCGCGGGCCGTGCCGAGGTGGTTGCTCTTCAGTTCGATGGTGGTAAATCCGGTCGCCGTGTCGGGCAACAGCAGGCGCGTGCCGTAGCCGCAAGTGGTATCGGCCAGCGCAATCACGGTGGCCGCGTGAAGAAACCCGTTGGGGGCCAACAGTTCACGGCGCAGGGTGAGTTCGGAACGCATCAGGCCCGCTTCGACGTGCGTAAAGCGGATGCCGATCAGTCCGGGCAACATGCCTTCACCCTGCGCGTTCAGTTCTTCTAGGGTGGGCAGTGGGCGGGTGGATGAAGTAGACATGGAGCCAAGGGTAGCGTGAGTGGGCGGGGGGGGCCAGGTCTAAGGGCCGAGGGGCTGAGGGTCTAAGGAAGGACAATCGCTGGCGCTCACTCACTCCCTCTCCAGCCCTCCCCCATAAATAGGGAGGGAGCAAACACCACGACACCGCCACCTCTCAACCTCCCCGCCCGAATCCCTGTGAGGGCGTCGTGCGTACAACGCGCGGGCCAATTCCATCTTGGAATAAATAGGCGCTTCCGCTTCAAATGGACGAGCCAGCTGACTTAAAGCGCGACAAGATCAATCTTCCTCAGCGGACTCGTAGAGCTGCGGAGCAGAGTGACCACTCCCCTCCTCCGTTTGGGGACGGGGGCTGGGGAATCCAACGTGGCACAAGCCCGGAAATTTCTAATCAAATCAACCCTAATGCCTCGGCCCAGACGACTCCTCGCCCGCCCACATCCCCTGCCGCTTCAGCGCCGCCCGCAAGCTCGGTTCGCGCCCCTCCATCCCGCCACCCGCGCCAAAGTACGAGCGCAACAGCCTCAGCCAATCGCCGGGTTTATCCCCACGCGCCGCAATCGGATTCATAGTTTCTATCCCTGCCAGGAGTTCTTCGGGAGCAGCGGGACGGTAAGCGTCGGTGTGAATGACCAGTTCGCGGGCAAGGCGGGGGCGATGCGGGGCTTCTTCGGCGGGCGTGCCGATGGTCAGGGCGGCAAAGGGCAGCACTCCGGCGGGCAGCGCCAGCACGTCTATCAGACCGTCCAGCCCGTTCATCACGCCGCCGATCCAGCAGCCCTGATAGCCCAACAGTTCGGCAGCCAACAGCAGATTTTGCCCGGCCAGCACCGAGTCGCCAATTCCAAAATGCACGGCGATGGCGGGAAAGTCTCCTCCGGCAGACCCGCCCGCTTCCAGCAAGCGCGAGACCCGGTGAACGTCGGCGCACACCACAAACGCCTCGGATGCAGTAGCGATGTGCGCGTTGGTGGTCAGGTCGGCCACCGCCTGCCGCACCGCCGGATCGACCAGCCGAATCAGCGAATACAGTTGCGCGGTGGCGTCGGTGGGGGCACGCTGAGCCGCGTGCAGGATCACGTCCAGGTGTTCGGTCGGTAGGGGCAGCGGCGAGCCGTCTTCCTGCGTGCGGTACTGCCGAACGGTGCGGTGGGCATCAAAAAAGGCGCGGACTTCTTCGGGAGTGCGGGAAAGCATTGCTGGAGTGTAGAGGGTGGATCGTGGGCATAGAAGAGCGTGTAAGCGGGACAGGCTATCCACACTTCACCTTTGCCTGGCCCACCCGTCACTCCCCACCCATGGCCTTACTTCAGATTGGCAATCGCAAAGCCTGCCGCCGCCTGATCGCACCAGATGACGACGCTGGTGTACTTGGCAAGGTCTCTGGCGGCAATCTTGTAGGTAAAGTTGCCGCTGAATTTCTTCAGTTCGCCCACCTGCACGTACTTGCCCGCCACTTTGGGATTGGCACCCGCACTGGTCAGGTTGCCCGCGAACAGAAGGATTTTCAGGTCTGGGCCGGGTTCGGTTTTCAGGCCCGTCAGAGTCAGCGTGTATCCGGTGGCGGTTTTGGTCAGGGCGGCCTTGCCCTGTGTGGGGGCTTCCAGGGCGCGGAAATTGCCCTGCCGGACGGCCTGCATGCTGCCCGACATACTGGTTGTCATGGGTGCGGGGTCTTTCATGGGCATGGTGTCGGTCATCGTCTGGGCAACGGCGGCGGCGGTGAGGGTCAGGGCCAGGGCGGCGGTGATGGTGCGGGCGAAGTGAATCTGGGTCATGGTGGTTCTCCTGTGTGGAATGAAAGGGCGGGGAAAATCCGCTTGGTTTATTTGGCGGTCACGGCAAACATCAGCTGGACGTCGGTGTTTTTGTCGGCCCCGCGAATCTGAACGCCGTACTCCCGGAGCGGAATGTCGAACTGCGTGGCAACGATGATGCGGCCCGAAGCTTCTCGCCGCAGCGTGACAGGCGCGGAAAGTGCACGTGTGACCCCGGCCAGCGTGAACTCTCCGCTGACTTTCCCGCTGACCTCTTGCCCTACCGGAAGCGCGGTAATGCCGCTGAGCTTGCCCACCCGGAAGGTAGCGAGCGGAAATTGCCCCGCCTTGAGGTAATTGCGGGCATGTTCGTCGCGCAACTTGATGCCCGTCATCAGCGTTTTCAGGGCAACTTGCACGGTTCCGGTCACGTCCTGGGGCCGCAGTGGGTCAAGCTTCAAGCTGGCCGTCACTTGTTGCACTCGCCCCGGCACCGGAATCAGCGTGACCCGGAAATTGAATTGGGCCTGAGGTGTGGTGGAGGCAACAGCGGTGTATGGCTTGGCCTCTTGCGCCGCCGCGAGGCTGCCGAAAGCAAGGGTCAGGGTCAGCACAGCGCCGAAGGCTGCGCCCATTGGGGGCTTCATCGTTGTTCTCCTTTGAGTGGTGGGCGTCGGTACTTCTGAAAGCTTGTACGCCGGGGTAGGGCAAAAGGTTCAAGGCCTGTGCTGCGCCCCACCCGGCCTGTCCTGCTGATGACCTGTACGCGGGAGCGGGGGCAAAGGTTCAATCCGGGGCCAGACACGCCATGAGCCGAAAGCTCTGGGCCACGAACAAGCTTTCTTTCACGTCTATAGGCCAGAGCTGATGGCCCCTCTGAACTTTCCCGGCGCGGCGGGCGTATAGGTCAGCATGAGGAAGAAGCGCGGGCCAACATGTTGAGCGTGTGCAGGGAAGGCTTGCGCCCGCACCGGCCACGTGGCGGCGCGGCTGTGGCGGTTTCGGGTAGTGTGTCAGCGATGCGCCCCAGCGAGCAGGTCGCCCCCCTTCAGACCCTGCCGGATGAACCCGACACGGGGCTGCTGGCCCGCTTTGCCCTGCGCGACGAGGCGGCGCTGGCTACGCTGTATGACCGCCACAGCCGCGCCGCTTATGGAGTGGCCTTCTACATCCTTAAAGACGCGGCACAGGCGCAGGACATCGTTCATGACGCCTTCCTGAAGGTCTGGGAGAAACCGGGGCTGTTCGATCCGGCGCGGGCGTCGTTTCCCACCTTTTTTCTGACGGTGGTGCGCCACGCGGCCATTTCCAAACTGCGTGGCGGGCGGGTGCATCTGCCGCTGGACGACGCCGAGGGACTGCCTCTCCCCTTCCCCGATGAGCGCGTGAGCTTGCAGGCCGGAGCCGAGGAACGTGCCCGCGCCGAACACATTCAGGCCGCGCTGCATACCCTGAAACCCGTGCAGCGCGAAACGGTGGAGCGGGCCTTTTTCCGGGGAGAAACGCGCGAAGACATCGCGGCGGCCATGTCGGTTCCGGTGGGCACAGTCAAAAGCCGACTGAAATACGCGCTAGACCGTCTGCGCGGGGTACTGGGCGAGGAAGGAGAGAGCTTATGAACGGGCAGGAATGGAGCGGAAAGGGCATCGACAATTCAGACTGTGAAGCTTGCCGCGAAGACCTGAGCGCCGTGCTGCTGGGCATCGCCTCTGAAGCGGAGGCGGAGCGGGTACAGGCACACTTGCAAACGTGCGCCACCTGCCAGCGTGAAGCTGCCGAACTGCGGCAAGTGCTGGGCGGCGTGCTGCAAGCTGCCCCCGAAATCGCCCCACCTGCCGAACTGCGTGCGCGTGTGCTGAACAGCGCCCGCAGCAGCAATCTTCAGCACCACCCCATACCCCAATCTGCCCCACGAAAGCGCCCAAACCTTGCCCTCTGGCTGCCCACCAGCCTCGGATTGGCCGCCGCCGTCGCCGCCTTTGTGCTGTGGCCCCAGCCTGCGCCCACGCGGGCCGATGTGGTGGTCAGTGCCGGAGACAGCGTGGTATTTGCCTCCAGCAAAAGCTCTGGCGCTCCGCTGACGATTCGCTCGGCGGGCGGCCAATTGCGCCGCGTGAACATGGAGACACCCCAGCCCGCGTGGTTTACCGAGGCCGTG from Deinococcus sp. QL22 encodes:
- a CDS encoding PaaI family thioesterase, with product MSTSSTRPLPTLEELNAQGEGMLPGLIGIRFTHVEAGLMRSELTLRRELLAPNGFLHAATVIALADTTCGYGTRLLLPDTATGFTTIELKSNHLGTAREGTLTCEARSVHAGRTTQVWDAEVRSPNGKVMALFRCTQAVLYKP
- a CDS encoding DM13 domain-containing protein, whose amino-acid sequence is MTQIHFARTITAALALTLTAAAVAQTMTDTMPMKDPAPMTTSMSGSMQAVRQGNFRALEAPTQGKAALTKTATGYTLTLTGLKTEPGPDLKILLFAGNLTSAGANPKVAGKYVQVGELKKFSGNFTYKIAARDLAKYTSVVIWCDQAAAGFAIANLK
- a CDS encoding RNA polymerase sigma factor, whose protein sequence is MRPSEQVAPLQTLPDEPDTGLLARFALRDEAALATLYDRHSRAAYGVAFYILKDAAQAQDIVHDAFLKVWEKPGLFDPARASFPTFFLTVVRHAAISKLRGGRVHLPLDDAEGLPLPFPDERVSLQAGAEERARAEHIQAALHTLKPVQRETVERAFFRGETREDIAAAMSVPVGTVKSRLKYALDRLRGVLGEEGESL
- a CDS encoding YceI family protein — encoded protein: MKPPMGAAFGAVLTLTLAFGSLAAAQEAKPYTAVASTTPQAQFNFRVTLIPVPGRVQQVTASLKLDPLRPQDVTGTVQVALKTLMTGIKLRDEHARNYLKAGQFPLATFRVGKLSGITALPVGQEVSGKVSGEFTLAGVTRALSAPVTLRREASGRIIVATQFDIPLREYGVQIRGADKNTDVQLMFAVTAK
- a CDS encoding nitroreductase family protein, which codes for MLSRTPEEVRAFFDAHRTVRQYRTQEDGSPLPLPTEHLDVILHAAQRAPTDATAQLYSLIRLVDPAVRQAVADLTTNAHIATASEAFVVCADVHRVSRLLEAGGSAGGDFPAIAVHFGIGDSVLAGQNLLLAAELLGYQGCWIGGVMNGLDGLIDVLALPAGVLPFAALTIGTPAEEAPHRPRLARELVIHTDAYRPAAPEELLAGIETMNPIAARGDKPGDWLRLLRSYFGAGGGMEGREPSLRAALKRQGMWAGEESSGPRH
- the aat gene encoding leucyl/phenylalanyl-tRNA--protein transferase translates to MPTANPFLRHPDPLTREVAREYAGGAFLMDNGDGLQWYTVSTRALVPLTEEEGLHIARRLRRELGRFEVRIDTAFGDVVQGCRGLLPGAPPRDGEWISDELADMYSHLHATGLAHSFEVWQGGELAGGILGLALGGAFIAESKFHRVTNASKVALVELAGHLHRQGFSLFDAQIQNPHLARLGVHEISAKVYRGKLAVALAQDVSLKGVASP